DNA sequence from the Streptomyces sp. HUAS 15-9 genome:
GCCGCGACCGCGCTGGGCCGTCTGCGCGGCTTCCTCGACAAGGAGCTGGGAACGTGAAGGTCCTGATCGCGGGCGCGGGCCGCCTCGGAACTCAGTTCGCCCAGGTTCTCTCCGCCGCACGCAACGACGTCACCCTCATCGAGCACGACGAGGGCCGCTTCGCGGAGCTGGCAGGCATGCCATCGGTCAACCTGGTGGCCGGGGACGCCTGCGAGCCTTCACTCCTGGCGGGTGCGGGGGCGATGACCTGCGACCTCGTCGTGGCCGCCACCGGCCGGGACGAGGACAACCTCGTCATCAGCCTGCTCGCCAAGCGCCAGTTCGGTGTGGGGCGAGTGGCGGCGCGCGTCAACGACGCGGACAACGCCTGGCTCTTCGGTCCGCAGTGGGGTGTGGACGTACCCGTGCCCGCTGCGACCCCGCTGATCTCGCTCATCGAGGAGGCCACCGGTGCCACCGACACGGTGGCACTGCTGCGGCTGAGCAAGGCGGGCGTCGAAGTCATCGAGACAGCGATCACCGAGGACTCCCGAGCCGCGGGGCGCCTGCTGGGTGAGATCACGCTGCCTGCCGGAACCGTTGTCGCCACAGTCGTCCGCGACGGACGTCCCACGGTGCCGAGCCCCGATGAGCGGCTCCTGCCGGGGGACGAACTCCTGCTCGTCTCGCACGAGGCCACCGAGCAGGAGATTCATGCGGTCTTCCAGTGACCGGCGCGTGCCGTCCCGCGGCCCGGCCCGGGTCACGACGGATCGGAGCGCACGATCACGACCGGGCAGGGGGCGTGGTGCGACACGTGCTGGCTGACGGAACCGAGCAGCGCGCGGGTGAACCCGCCTCTCCCCCGGCTGCCCACCACCAGGACCTCCGCTCCCTCCGCGGCCCGTAGCAGGACGTCGGCGGCGTTGCCGTGCACCAGGTGAGTCTTGACCTGCCCGGCCGCGCTCGTGCCCAGCACTTCGCTGAGTTCTCGCTGCATCCGCTGCCGGGCATCTTCCACGTCCGCGTCCAGGTCCACGGCGGGTGCCGACCAGCCGTACAGACCCGGCAGCTCCCATACGGAGACCGCGTGCACGGTGCCGCCCACAAGCCCCGCGTAGCGAACGGCCCAGCGCAGGGCCGCGTACGAGGACGTCGACCCGTCGACTCCGACCACGACCCTCGTCTCGGTGGCATCGTTGTCCATCTGTCCCACCTCTCCTACGACCCCCACGCCGCCCGAGCGGTCGCCTTTCGTCTCCACGCTGTGCTCGTCTCCACGCTGTGCGAGGCATCGCCAAACCGCGAGAGATGCGCCTCCGGGCGCATGACGGGGACTCGAGATGCCGAGCGGCCCGGTCGCCTGCCACCCTGAAGGAGTGACACCGGCCCGGCCTGGTCCCGGTGGGGCGGTGCCTACCCAGCGGACGCCGCGGACCCCCGGCGACGGGAGGGCTGCCATGACCACTTCAGGCAAGAGGCCGGGGAGTGACGCACCGCCGACCTCGCCGGCCAGGGTCCTCCTGGACGCCGACGGGCTGATCACCGAGTGGACCGGAGAAGCCGAGAGGTTGCTCGGTCACCGTGGCGAGGAGATGGTGGGCCGACCGCTGTCACAGCTCTTCCTCCGGTCGGACGCGGACGACGAGGGAGACGTTCCGCAGACACCGCCGGTCAGTGGCGGCTGCCGGGTACGCCTGCGGGACCGGTCCGGACTGCCGGTCGACATCGAGTGGTGGATGTCGCCGCACGTCAGCCCCGAGGGCCCGGTGACCTGGGCGGTGTTCCTCGCCGGCACGCGCGGTGCGGATCCGGTCGACTTCGACCGGGCAGTGCTGGAGGCACTGGTGACCGAGTCACCGATCGGACTGCACGTCCTCGACACCGAACTGCGTTTTGTGCGGTTCAACACCGCCTCGCCCGGAATGCGTGACGTACGCGCCGAGGACGTCATCGGAAGACCGGCGCGCGAGGTCGCGCCCACCGTGGTGACCGACACCGTCGAGCATTTGCTGCGGCACGTCCTGAGCACGGGAGAGCCGGTCATCGACTTCGTCCAGCCGGGGTATCCGCCCGCCGATCCGCACAGAGAACACCTGTTCTCCCTGTCGGCGTTCAGGCTGCGCAATCGCGCCGGAGAACCCATGGGTGTGGCGAGCCTGGCCATAGACGTCACGGAACGCTACCGGTACCGGGCGCGCCTCGAACTCCTCAACGACGCCAGCATGCGCATCGGCA
Encoded proteins:
- a CDS encoding potassium channel family protein, whose protein sequence is MKVLIAGAGRLGTQFAQVLSAARNDVTLIEHDEGRFAELAGMPSVNLVAGDACEPSLLAGAGAMTCDLVVAATGRDEDNLVISLLAKRQFGVGRVAARVNDADNAWLFGPQWGVDVPVPAATPLISLIEEATGATDTVALLRLSKAGVEVIETAITEDSRAAGRLLGEITLPAGTVVATVVRDGRPTVPSPDERLLPGDELLLVSHEATEQEIHAVFQ
- a CDS encoding universal stress protein, yielding MDNDATETRVVVGVDGSTSSYAALRWAVRYAGLVGGTVHAVSVWELPGLYGWSAPAVDLDADVEDARQRMQRELSEVLGTSAAGQVKTHLVHGNAADVLLRAAEGAEVLVVGSRGRGGFTRALLGSVSQHVSHHAPCPVVIVRSDPS